The following coding sequences lie in one Saccharopolyspora hordei genomic window:
- a CDS encoding carbohydrate ABC transporter permease gives MPVRVRQWLVPMAPALLLLGLFVAGPILWSFYVSFTNAALTGAAATDPEFVGLDNFRRLFSDPALWNSAWLTVVFTVGSAVIGQNCLGMLIAVLTQHRNRWLRTTVGTVVVSAWVLPELVAAFAVYAFLNTDGTLNNVLVWLGLEPRDWLYTVPMLAVVLGNVWRGTAFSMLVYQASLSEVPSDLVEAAAVDGAGPLRRFWHVTLPVIRRSVLTNLMLVTLQTIGVFTLIYVLTAGGPNAATQTLPLLMYDSAFEFHEIGYGAAISLVLLLIGGAFAVVYAKSLREEV, from the coding sequence ATGCCGGTGCGGGTGCGGCAGTGGCTGGTGCCGATGGCACCGGCCCTGCTGCTGCTCGGCCTGTTCGTGGCCGGGCCGATCCTGTGGAGCTTCTACGTCTCGTTCACCAACGCGGCGCTGACCGGCGCGGCGGCCACCGACCCGGAGTTCGTCGGGCTGGACAACTTCCGCCGCCTGTTCAGCGATCCCGCGCTGTGGAACTCGGCGTGGCTGACCGTGGTGTTCACCGTCGGGTCGGCGGTGATCGGGCAGAACTGCCTGGGCATGCTCATCGCGGTGCTCACCCAGCACCGCAACCGCTGGCTGCGCACCACGGTCGGCACGGTGGTCGTCTCGGCGTGGGTGCTGCCGGAGCTGGTGGCGGCGTTCGCGGTCTACGCGTTCCTCAACACCGACGGCACGCTGAACAACGTGCTGGTCTGGCTGGGCCTGGAGCCGCGCGACTGGCTCTACACCGTGCCGATGCTCGCGGTGGTGCTCGGCAACGTCTGGCGCGGCACCGCGTTCTCGATGCTGGTCTACCAGGCGTCGCTGTCCGAGGTGCCGAGCGACCTGGTGGAGGCCGCGGCGGTGGACGGGGCCGGGCCGCTGCGCCGGTTCTGGCACGTCACGCTGCCGGTCATCCGGCGCTCGGTGCTGACGAACCTGATGCTCGTCACCCTGCAGACCATCGGGGTGTTCACGCTGATCTACGTGCTCACCGCGGGCGGCCCGAACGCGGCGACGCAGACCCTGCCGCTGCTGATGTACGACTCGGCGTTCGAGTTCCACGAGATCGGCTACGGCGCCGCGATCTCGTTGGTGCTGCTGCTGATCGGCGGGGCGTTCGCGGTGGTGTACGCCAAGAGCCTGAGGGAAGAGGTCTAG
- a CDS encoding alpha/beta hydrolase has protein sequence MRRPARAWSVTAALGVVLATGQPATAEPAAPTPEVPARFAEQDVQWVPCFDGELPPDLPPGSERLECGTLTAPMDWHDPDNGEEISIAVSRLSPETGPAGRALFTNPGGPGGAGLGMPLALLDGSSDLPAHFDVYGIDVRGTGASSTVSCGQDQEPPERSDFRDRSPQNIARLLRMSQDFAEACQRHSGELGRFVTTEQTVADLDLLRRVEGHDRVSWYGISAGTWLGAHFATAFPDSVDKVVLDSNVEFTGTWQDVFAWQPMAFERRWREDLRPWLAAHDATYHLGGTAEAVQATVDGLRAALAEEPLPVPDGPPIGPTELDALLLQTMYSKQLFPVLGDALVELRAGTGDGRAVAALSSRSTPVSTDPQDSMDATLYSIRCNDTEFRGDPVSVVVDSEVQGAKYPLYGYYAIFQPCVFWDRPQVDLPQPTGEGLPPVLMVQSENDPATAREGAELAHQRFRGSRLVTVRGEGDHGVYGAGNACVDDVVEAYLVDGRVPADMTCEGLPLPEPGASALASTTGGTLLDRLDALRHALS, from the coding sequence ATGCGAAGACCAGCACGCGCCTGGAGCGTCACCGCTGCGTTGGGGGTGGTGCTCGCGACCGGCCAGCCGGCGACGGCGGAACCGGCCGCGCCGACGCCCGAGGTCCCGGCGCGGTTCGCCGAGCAGGACGTCCAGTGGGTGCCCTGCTTCGACGGCGAGCTGCCGCCGGACCTGCCGCCGGGGTCGGAACGGCTCGAGTGCGGCACGCTCACCGCGCCGATGGACTGGCACGACCCGGACAACGGCGAGGAGATCAGCATCGCGGTCAGCCGGTTGTCCCCGGAGACGGGACCGGCCGGGCGGGCGCTGTTCACCAACCCCGGCGGGCCGGGCGGCGCGGGGCTGGGCATGCCGCTGGCGCTGCTCGACGGCAGCTCGGACCTGCCCGCGCACTTCGACGTCTACGGCATCGACGTCCGCGGGACCGGCGCGAGCAGCACCGTCTCGTGCGGACAGGACCAGGAACCGCCGGAGCGGTCGGACTTCCGCGACCGGAGCCCGCAGAACATCGCGCGGCTGCTGCGGATGAGCCAGGACTTCGCCGAGGCCTGCCAGCGCCACAGCGGCGAGCTCGGCCGCTTCGTCACCACCGAGCAGACCGTCGCCGACCTCGACCTGCTGCGCCGGGTCGAAGGCCACGACAGGGTCAGCTGGTACGGCATCTCCGCCGGCACCTGGCTCGGCGCCCACTTCGCCACCGCCTTCCCGGACTCGGTGGACAAGGTGGTGCTCGACTCCAACGTCGAGTTCACCGGCACCTGGCAGGACGTGTTCGCCTGGCAGCCGATGGCCTTCGAGCGCCGCTGGCGCGAAGACCTCCGGCCCTGGCTGGCCGCGCACGACGCGACCTACCACCTGGGCGGCACGGCGGAGGCCGTGCAGGCCACTGTGGACGGTCTGCGTGCGGCGCTGGCGGAGGAACCGCTGCCGGTGCCGGACGGTCCGCCGATCGGCCCCACCGAGCTGGACGCCCTGCTGCTGCAGACCATGTACTCCAAGCAGCTCTTCCCGGTGCTGGGTGACGCGCTGGTCGAGCTGCGCGCGGGGACCGGGGACGGGCGAGCCGTGGCCGCGCTCAGCTCCCGGAGCACACCGGTGTCGACCGACCCGCAGGACAGCATGGACGCCACGCTGTACTCGATCCGCTGCAACGACACCGAGTTCCGCGGCGACCCCGTCTCGGTGGTGGTCGACTCCGAGGTCCAGGGCGCGAAGTACCCGCTCTACGGCTACTACGCGATCTTCCAGCCGTGCGTGTTCTGGGACCGACCGCAGGTCGACCTGCCGCAGCCGACCGGCGAGGGCCTGCCGCCGGTGCTCATGGTGCAGTCCGAGAACGACCCGGCGACCGCGCGGGAGGGGGCGGAGCTCGCGCACCAGCGGTTCCGGGGCTCGCGGCTGGTCACCGTGCGCGGCGAGGGCGACCACGGCGTCTACGGTGCGGGCAACGCGTGCGTGGACGACGTGGTGGAGGCCTACCTGGTCGACGGGCGGGTGCCGGCGGACATGACCTGCGAGGGCCTGCCGCTGCCGGAGCCCGGGGCGAGCGCTCTCGCCTCGACCACCGGCGGCACCCTGCTGGACCGGTTGGACGCGCTGCGGCACGCGCTCAGCTGA
- a CDS encoding carbohydrate ABC transporter permease, protein MAAVTVARWRSASVVVHLVLAVIALVFLAPLLWLLTAAFDADAALTAKVPEAFTLDNFAQVLSWEQSGRPLWNGLLMSGGAALISVVAAVLCAYPLSRYQLRFRRPFLYVVLFASGLPITAVMVPVYSMFVQLELVDSMLGTTLFLAATSLPIAIWMTKNFMDGVPVSLEEAAWVDGASAMQALRSIVLPLIAPGMGVVAIFTFITAWGNFFVPFILLLDPAKQPASVGVFTFFGQGGLIAYGQLAAYSILYTTPVVVLYLVVSRALGGAFALAGAIKH, encoded by the coding sequence ATGGCGGCGGTGACGGTGGCCCGGTGGCGGTCGGCGTCGGTGGTGGTGCACCTGGTGCTCGCGGTCATCGCGCTGGTGTTCCTCGCACCGCTGTTGTGGCTGCTCACCGCCGCGTTCGACGCCGACGCGGCGCTGACGGCCAAGGTGCCCGAGGCGTTCACACTGGACAACTTCGCGCAGGTGCTCAGCTGGGAGCAGAGCGGGCGTCCACTGTGGAACGGACTACTGATGTCCGGCGGCGCGGCGCTGATCTCGGTGGTGGCCGCGGTGCTGTGCGCCTACCCGCTGTCGCGCTACCAGCTGCGGTTCCGGCGGCCGTTCCTGTACGTGGTGCTGTTCGCCTCCGGGCTGCCGATCACCGCGGTGATGGTGCCGGTGTACAGCATGTTCGTGCAGCTGGAGCTGGTCGACTCGATGCTGGGCACCACGCTGTTCCTGGCCGCCACGTCGCTGCCGATCGCGATCTGGATGACGAAGAACTTCATGGACGGCGTGCCGGTGAGCCTGGAGGAGGCGGCCTGGGTGGACGGCGCGTCGGCGATGCAGGCCCTGCGCAGCATCGTGCTGCCGCTCATCGCGCCGGGCATGGGCGTGGTCGCCATCTTCACGTTCATCACGGCGTGGGGGAACTTCTTCGTCCCGTTCATCCTGCTGCTCGACCCGGCGAAGCAGCCGGCGTCGGTGGGGGTGTTCACCTTCTTCGGCCAGGGCGGCCTGATCGCCTACGGGCAGCTGGCGGCCTACTCGATCCTCTACACGACCCCGGTGGTCGTGCTGTACCTGGTCGTCTCCCGCGCCCTCGGCGGCGCCTTCGCCCTCGCCGGCGCCATCAAGCACTGA
- a CDS encoding extracellular solute-binding protein — protein sequence MHRRRAMSVLLTATLGLSLAACGGGAADDPNTISVAYHRYGNTLQVDQWMQRVKQQYEQAHPGKEVKLDPVVAPEGEYLSKLQLRLRSPSTAPDVLYEDSFNVNSDVEAGYLEPLDDRLAQWPDWDDYIDTTKQADKAQDGKTYGVPLDTDTRGLWYNRELFTQVGLPADWKPRTWDDILAAARQVKRQRPDVIGIDLPLGKAEGESVSMQTVEMLLYGTETGTLYDEQQGKWVAPSKGFTDAMRFLSTALAEGLTQSKAQIADAQYDKVQRDELARQGKVAIRLDGSFASGNWRDSGWHDWANTMTATPMPTQHGQAPGTVTLSGGWTLAISSSSQKKDDAFEFIKQAMTKDNVVEYTAASGNLPARADAAADPRVLGANPLNEFWISLLENTHYRPALPEYPKVSEQIQRAVLDVVAGKPPEEVADEWAQQVSRIVQPANTRAG from the coding sequence ATGCACCGGCGCAGAGCGATGTCCGTGCTCCTCACCGCGACGTTGGGACTGTCGCTGGCCGCCTGCGGAGGCGGCGCGGCCGACGATCCGAACACGATCAGCGTCGCCTACCACCGATACGGCAACACGCTGCAGGTCGACCAGTGGATGCAGCGGGTCAAGCAGCAGTACGAGCAGGCCCACCCGGGCAAGGAGGTGAAGCTGGACCCGGTGGTCGCCCCGGAGGGCGAGTACCTGTCCAAGCTCCAGCTGCGGCTGCGCTCGCCGTCCACCGCGCCCGACGTGCTCTACGAGGACAGCTTCAACGTCAACTCCGACGTCGAGGCCGGCTACCTGGAGCCGCTGGACGACCGGCTCGCGCAGTGGCCGGACTGGGACGACTACATCGACACCACCAAGCAGGCGGACAAGGCGCAGGACGGCAAGACCTACGGCGTCCCGCTGGACACCGACACCCGCGGCCTCTGGTACAACCGCGAGCTGTTCACCCAGGTCGGCCTGCCCGCGGACTGGAAACCGCGCACCTGGGACGACATCCTCGCCGCCGCCCGCCAGGTCAAGCGGCAGCGCCCGGACGTGATCGGGATCGACCTCCCGCTGGGCAAGGCCGAGGGCGAGTCGGTGAGCATGCAGACGGTCGAGATGCTGCTGTACGGCACCGAGACCGGCACCCTCTACGACGAGCAGCAGGGCAAGTGGGTCGCGCCCAGCAAGGGCTTCACCGACGCCATGCGCTTCCTGTCCACCGCGCTGGCGGAGGGGCTCACGCAGAGCAAGGCGCAGATCGCCGACGCCCAGTACGACAAGGTGCAGCGGGACGAGCTGGCCCGGCAGGGCAAGGTCGCGATCCGGCTGGACGGCAGCTTCGCCTCCGGCAACTGGCGGGACTCCGGTTGGCACGACTGGGCGAACACCATGACGGCCACGCCGATGCCCACCCAGCACGGCCAGGCGCCCGGCACCGTGACGCTCTCCGGCGGCTGGACGCTGGCGATCAGCTCCTCGAGCCAGAAGAAGGACGACGCGTTCGAGTTCATCAAGCAGGCGATGACCAAGGACAACGTCGTCGAGTACACCGCCGCCAGCGGCAACCTCCCCGCCCGGGCGGACGCCGCGGCCGACCCGCGGGTGCTCGGCGCGAACCCGCTCAACGAGTTCTGGATCAGCCTGCTGGAGAACACGCACTACCGGCCCGCGCTGCCGGAGTACCCGAAGGTGTCCGAGCAGATCCAGCGAGCGGTTCTCGACGTGGTGGCGGGCAAGCCGCCGGAGGAGGTCGCTGACGAGTGGGCGCAGCAGGTGTCGCGCATCGTGCAGCCGGCGAACACCAGGGCGGGCTGA